The genomic interval ATAAATTTTTTTCATAGACTGTAGAAAAAAATCTCACTTTGTATTTCATTTATGTCTTTCAGCACCCAAGAACATGGAGTCGCCATTGGTCAGCACTCCAGAAAACTCGATGGCAAATGAAATAAAACCTCCATATAGCAAATTCTCAGAATGGAAGTTTAAGCTGTTCAAAGTGAAGTCTCTGGAGAGGACGCTCTCGCAAGAACAGAGTGACGACAGTGGGGTATCTTGTACCAGCTCTCCGGAGAAATCCCCTTACTTCGATGAGAGTTCGGATGACCTTAGCCAAGAGTCTTCCATGACATCAACTGCAAATTGCAGAGACCTAGAGGCGACCATCCCAGACGACAATGAGACCAACTCAAAGGCATTGGAAGAAGATGGCCACATCGCCATTTTGAAAAACTTGTGCCGTATTTGTGGAGTCTCTTTCAAGATGGATCAACAGAACAGAAGTTACCCTGTTCATGGACCAGTGGACAATGAGACTCAAGAAGTCTTAAGACGGAAAGAGAAGAAAGCCACATCCTGGCCTGAACTCATCTCCAAGGTCTTTAAGATAGATGTAAGGGGTGATATGGATTCAATACATCCAACTCGATTTTGCCATAACTGCTGGAACATCGTGCACCAAAAATTCAGCAATTCCTTCAGTGAGGTTTATTTCCCTCGTAACAATGCTGTGGACTGGAAGCCTCACGGTTCTCCTTGTGACGTTTGCAATTCCTCCAAAAACTGGAGCAAGAGGAAAGGAACAGTGCACCAAAATCCTATTATCAAAAAGAGAAAAATCAGCGTGGAACATGGAAAGAAGAACAAAAACTCCTCACCCCTTTGGAAGAAGACTAGGGCTCTCAATCAGATCAAGAACCATTGCAAACATATCCACCTCAACTCCAATTTGCTGGTTGTCGACTATCCTTCCGATTTCTTGAAGTCCGTCACGTGCCAGGTGTGTGAACACATCCTATCTGATCCAGTTCAAACCTCATGCAAgcatttgttctgcagaatttgcATCCTGAAATACTTCAAGATGATGGGTTGCTACTGCCCATCTTGTAGACACACTTGCTTTCCAACAGACCTTACAACACCCGTGAAGTCCTTTCTTAACATCTTGAACTCCTTGGTCCTAAAGTGCACAGTGACCGGATGTGATGAGGAAATCCTGCTTGGAAAGTATGCTCAACATATCtccaaacataaagatatcaaaggTAAAGAGGCCTATGCCCATGTCAACAAGGGAGGAAGACCCAGGCAACATCTACTATCACTGACGAGAAGAGCCCAAAAGCACCGTCTCAGGGAACTCAAGACTGAAGTGAAAGCTTTTGCCGATAAAGAGGAAGAAGGTGATGTGAAATCAGTTTGCTTGACTCTCTTTCTGTTGGCCCTAAGAGCAAGAAATGAACATCGACAGGCCGATGAGTTAGAGGCCATCATGGAAGGTCGAGGAGCTGGACTACACCCAGCCGTCTGTCTTGCAATACGAGTAAACACTTTCCTGAGCTGTAGCCAATACCATAAAATGTACAGAACCGTTAAAGCCATAACTGGCCGCCAGATCTTCCAACCCTTGCATGCGCTGAGAAATGCCGAGAAGGCTCTCCTGCCCGGATATCATCCTTTTGAATGGAAACCACCATTAAAGAATGTTTCCACCAGTACGGATGTTGGCATCATTGACGGTCTATCAGGACTGAATCGTACGGTAGATGAATATCCGGTTGATGCTATCGCCAAGCGGTTTCGATATGATGCCGCTTTGGTTTCAACTTTGAAAGACATGGAAGAAGATATCCTTGAAGGCTTGAAAACTGCAGACCTAGAGGAATATCTGTGTGGTCCATTTACTGTGGTGGTCAAAGAATCGTGTGACGGAATGGGAGATGTAAGTGAGAAGCATGGTGGTGGACCTGCAGTCCCGGAGAAGGCCGTCCGCTTCTCATTCACCATCATGAACATAAGTGTTCCCAACCGCAATAACGGATCTGTGAGAATTTTCGAAGAGGCCAAACCCAATTCTGAACTTTGCTGCAAACCTGTCTGTTTGATGTTAGCTGATGAATCAGACCATGAAACTCTGACCGCCATCCTGGGACCTCTGATAGCTGAAAGAGAGTCCATGAAAACCAGTGACCTTCTGCTGGAAATTGGAGGAATACTTAGAACCTTCAAATTTATCTTCCGAGGTACTGGCTATGATGAAAAGTTGGTGCGTGAAGTAGAAGGACTTGAAGCCTCAGGTTCTGTCTATATTTGTACTCTATGCGATGCCACCCGTCTAGAAGCTTCTCAGAACTTGGTGTTCCACTCCATTACCAGAAGTCACAGTGAGAACTTGCAACGCTATGAAACATGGCGAGCCAATCCCTACCATGAATCTGTTGATGATCTTCGTGACAGAGTGAAGGGCGTGTCTGCAAAGCCATTTATCGAAACCCTCCCATCCATTGATGCTTTGCACTGCGACATTGGAAATGCAGCAGAGTTTTATCGTATATTCCAGCTAGAAATAGGAGAAGTCTACAAACATGCCAAAGCCACCACTGAAGAGCGAAAGAAATGGCAGATAACCCTCGACAAACACCTTAGGAAAAAGATGAACTTAAAGCCTATCATGAGAATGAACGGAAACTTTGCCCGAAAACTCATGAGCAAGGAAACAGTGGAGGCTGTCTGCGAGCTAATCCATTCCGAGGAGAGGCAAGTGGCCCTCAAAGAACTTATGGACTTGTATCTCAAAATGAAGCCAGTGTGGCGTTCTTCATGCCCAGCCAAAGAGTGCCCAGAGTTGCTCTGCCAGTACAGTTACCACTCCCAGAGATTTGCAGAGCTTTTGTCCACCAAGTTCAAGTACAGATATGATGGCAAGATCACCAATTACTTCCACAAAACCCTAGCCCATGTCCCCGAGATCATTGAACGTGACGGTTCTATCGGAGCTTGGGCCAGTGAAGGCAACGAGTCTGGTAATAAACTGTTCAGGCGCTTCCGAAAGATGAACGCCAGGCAGTCTAAAACCTATGAGATGGAAGATGTTCTGAAACATCATTGGCTTTACACCTCTAAATATCTTCAGAAATTCATGAATGCCCATAAATCTCTGAAGAACCAGGGCTTTACTCTAGATCTAGAAGCCTATCAAGACCAAGTGGAAGGCGTAGAGTGTCCAGTAGATTCTTTAGAGTTAATGGAGTTCTGAGTTCACGTCTTAGAGTTCCACATGGCGTCTAGAAAGTTCTACTAAGGTTTTCCTCAATGTAGGCCGACTTGTTGTCTTCAAGCAACAGTAAGGAGACCTCTAGGTTCTCAGTTGCTGGAGCATGTTCTCCGAGGTTCCTTTACATAGAGTTGTTGACTGGAGAACGTTCTGTGTCGTGAGAGCTATTATTAGTTGGTGAAGATGATTCCAGGCTGTGATAAGAGTTAAAAAATGGTAGTACACTTGCAATATCTGAAAGTTTAGCATCCGTTAGATAAAGACTGTgaagtttttgatgtttttggaattttgtgATCTAAGAATCCTAATACGTAACTATTTGTAGCTATAGGTATTTTTTGGATATAGTTATGGAGTTACCCCTCCCTTGACAACTTTCTCTCTTTCCGTTTTCATTAGTTACTACATACATGTTTTATAGCATTACGTTACGGCGACAAACCTTATGTTTTGTGTGTGCAATTGAGTTGGGACCTATCCTAAGGCCTTAAAGGAAATTTCCTGTCACATCCAAATCCTGTGCTGattaattttttaatatatataccggtatatattttttatagggggtcaaacttctacttTTCTGATAACAAattggaaaaacaaaaataagcaaaaagttTAGTGATAAATTTCGttcttcctgcagccaccactagagggaacgtCACAGCTATGTACAGTATTGTGCACTGTTTATATAGTGAAACATTATGTTAGCtacttagctccccctagtggtgcctgCAGCCAGATAGAATTTTGGTGTTAAACTTTTTGCCTATACAGAGTTTTGAAGTACTGTATCAGACTTACATGGAGGTGGCGGTGGAGTCCTTAAGGTCTCTTGCAGGGTCCATGTATGCCATTTTGGCCTGTGCACAGGTCCTAAGCTGGCATATAGTATTTCTTATAAATAATTTATCCTTTGCACATATCCATATCCCAGTCCTCTGCTTACCTCATACTTCTATATTGTCACTTTCAATTTTACCCTAGGGCTGTGTTGCAGATATTCACAATTTAACATTGCAACCTGCCAGTTGACGGCATCCAGTAGAGTCATATGTCAGCATTGCTGTAGGAGGCCATTGTAGATCTAGCCCTAATCCTTCTGTGTTTTCTACATGTCAAAAGGGTCTACAGATAATTTGCACTCCACCTCATTAAGGTCTAGATCTACCCTATGGTTGATATGTGCTACATGTTGTAAGGGTCTAGATCTACCCTATGGATGGTATGAGCTACATCTCATGTGGGTCTAGAACTAACCTATGGATGGTATGAGCTACATGTTGTAAGAATCTAGATTTACCCTATGGATGGTATGAGCTACATCTCATGAGCGTCTAGATCTACCTTATGGTTGGTATGAGCTACATCTCCTGAGGGTCTAGATCTACCCTATAGATGGTATGAGCTACACCTCATGAAGGTCTAGATATAACCTATGGATGATATGAACTTCATCTCACGAGGGTCTAGATCAACCCTATGGATGGTATGAGCTATGTGTCATAAGGGTCTAGATCTACCCTATGGAGGATGTAAGCTCCATCTCATAAGAGGCTACTTCTAACCCATTTCAGGAGTATCTAGCTCTACTCGACATATAACATAAGTTCCATCTCAAGAGTGTCTAGTTCTACCCTTCGTCTAGTTTTACCTTACTGATGATATGTCCTCCTTCTGCTGATGTTCTTGTTCCACTCGGTCCACCCTACAGATATAATGGGACACAAACAGGCTCCGATGAATGTATGGCTTATTACTAAGATACGCCATACCGCTTTCCATCTTAAGACGTCTTGGTTTTGTGAGGTTGCGTAGTTAACA from Leptodactylus fuscus isolate aLepFus1 chromosome 7, aLepFus1.hap2, whole genome shotgun sequence carries:
- the RAG1 gene encoding V(D)J recombination-activating protein 1, whose amino-acid sequence is MESPLVSTPENSMANEIKPPYSKFSEWKFKLFKVKSLERTLSQEQSDDSGVSCTSSPEKSPYFDESSDDLSQESSMTSTANCRDLEATIPDDNETNSKALEEDGHIAILKNLCRICGVSFKMDQQNRSYPVHGPVDNETQEVLRRKEKKATSWPELISKVFKIDVRGDMDSIHPTRFCHNCWNIVHQKFSNSFSEVYFPRNNAVDWKPHGSPCDVCNSSKNWSKRKGTVHQNPIIKKRKISVEHGKKNKNSSPLWKKTRALNQIKNHCKHIHLNSNLLVVDYPSDFLKSVTCQVCEHILSDPVQTSCKHLFCRICILKYFKMMGCYCPSCRHTCFPTDLTTPVKSFLNILNSLVLKCTVTGCDEEILLGKYAQHISKHKDIKGKEAYAHVNKGGRPRQHLLSLTRRAQKHRLRELKTEVKAFADKEEEGDVKSVCLTLFLLALRARNEHRQADELEAIMEGRGAGLHPAVCLAIRVNTFLSCSQYHKMYRTVKAITGRQIFQPLHALRNAEKALLPGYHPFEWKPPLKNVSTSTDVGIIDGLSGLNRTVDEYPVDAIAKRFRYDAALVSTLKDMEEDILEGLKTADLEEYLCGPFTVVVKESCDGMGDVSEKHGGGPAVPEKAVRFSFTIMNISVPNRNNGSVRIFEEAKPNSELCCKPVCLMLADESDHETLTAILGPLIAERESMKTSDLLLEIGGILRTFKFIFRGTGYDEKLVREVEGLEASGSVYICTLCDATRLEASQNLVFHSITRSHSENLQRYETWRANPYHESVDDLRDRVKGVSAKPFIETLPSIDALHCDIGNAAEFYRIFQLEIGEVYKHAKATTEERKKWQITLDKHLRKKMNLKPIMRMNGNFARKLMSKETVEAVCELIHSEERQVALKELMDLYLKMKPVWRSSCPAKECPELLCQYSYHSQRFAELLSTKFKYRYDGKITNYFHKTLAHVPEIIERDGSIGAWASEGNESGNKLFRRFRKMNARQSKTYEMEDVLKHHWLYTSKYLQKFMNAHKSLKNQGFTLDLEAYQDQVEGVECPVDSLELMEF